One part of the Streptomyces sp. NBC_00286 genome encodes these proteins:
- a CDS encoding sensor histidine kinase, with the protein MPSVTLVALWATTSVQLYTEWQQQRQRNEASTEAARPIMAAFFSLQEERRLSGAALGDSRSYKAELQKQRGRTDAAVKTVQALPGSGWDAPDDIRRNVVQVGKDLDKLADYRTAVDRRAASQQQTFDDYTGLIATDLKLFTVLSNVGIADIDYLARPAIDSVWGMEMISRESAIITRGTVTGRLSAGERGQLAEWIGSERFIYDNKVTALLPSDQATRYRKLMAGSAWKAKTDAEQDVLRGSSSGSNAFSAELGKTWSRSVGQVMGPLQGLNGDYSATLTAATDRELDSMVTKLVLTSAMGAGAVVVVIVVSALLTRMLRRRIFALRQAALDLQTRMPDVVERMRRGEAVDADAELPPIQHGHDELGQLGQALNLARHSALDTTMAQVGQFRGFEKLLQRIARRTQLLIGLQMKKLSELERRHEDPEVLEGLFDLDHLTARLRRYEENLVILGGGQPQRRWRKPVLLLDVLRSAQSEVQDYRRIQIEVEGRVWLSERAVGLVVHVLAELMENAVTFSRPPTPVEVYAARVGRGLAVEIEDRGVGMDPEQYDEANRLMADPPRLDVLSRADDVRLGLYVVSRLAQSLGIKVELRPSSFGGTRVVALIPDHFVVEDPADAEGFGGPEPVPATVAAPGWPTPDPVTTAEPGPAHGTTPVINVFTPLSRAGAGSAVHHGDASAGWQPHHVVPPVHHDPTAQPLPKRVRMASLADELRDPDANVRAHPAGAQAPDRPAAPARSGATIGAFQRQSRLARGDAHHTGAVFSSAGAHGGADPGAVERGTGERDRTEALPYRRRTPTED; encoded by the coding sequence GTGCCCAGCGTGACTCTGGTCGCCCTATGGGCGACGACCTCCGTGCAGCTGTACACGGAGTGGCAGCAGCAGCGGCAGCGCAACGAGGCGTCCACCGAGGCCGCGCGGCCCATCATGGCCGCGTTCTTCAGCCTCCAGGAGGAACGGCGGCTCAGCGGTGCGGCACTGGGCGACTCCCGGTCGTACAAGGCGGAGTTGCAGAAGCAGCGCGGCCGAACCGACGCGGCCGTCAAGACCGTCCAGGCGCTCCCCGGCAGTGGATGGGACGCGCCGGACGACATCCGCCGCAACGTCGTCCAGGTGGGCAAGGACCTGGACAAGCTGGCCGACTACCGGACCGCCGTCGACCGGCGGGCCGCCTCCCAGCAGCAGACGTTCGACGACTACACCGGACTCATCGCCACCGACCTCAAGCTGTTCACCGTACTGAGCAATGTCGGCATCGCGGACATCGACTACCTCGCCCGGCCGGCCATCGACTCGGTCTGGGGCATGGAGATGATCTCGCGCGAGAGCGCGATCATCACCCGCGGCACCGTCACCGGGCGCCTCTCCGCCGGCGAACGCGGGCAGTTGGCCGAGTGGATCGGCTCCGAACGCTTCATCTACGACAACAAGGTCACGGCCCTTCTCCCCAGCGACCAGGCGACGCGGTACCGGAAGCTGATGGCCGGCAGTGCGTGGAAAGCGAAGACCGACGCCGAACAGGACGTGCTGCGTGGCTCCTCGTCCGGGTCGAACGCCTTCTCCGCCGAACTGGGCAAGACCTGGAGCCGCAGCGTCGGACAGGTCATGGGCCCGCTCCAGGGGCTCAACGGCGACTACTCGGCCACTCTCACGGCGGCCACGGACCGGGAGCTCGACTCCATGGTGACGAAGCTGGTCCTCACCAGCGCGATGGGCGCGGGGGCGGTGGTCGTGGTCATCGTCGTCAGCGCACTGCTCACCCGAATGCTGCGCCGCCGGATCTTCGCCCTCCGGCAGGCAGCCCTCGACCTGCAGACCCGGATGCCGGACGTGGTCGAACGCATGCGGAGGGGGGAGGCCGTCGACGCGGACGCCGAACTCCCGCCGATCCAGCACGGTCACGACGAACTCGGCCAACTGGGCCAGGCGCTCAACCTCGCTCGGCACAGCGCGCTGGACACCACCATGGCGCAGGTGGGGCAGTTCCGCGGATTCGAGAAACTCCTCCAGCGCATCGCCCGCCGCACTCAGCTGCTCATCGGGCTCCAGATGAAGAAGCTCAGCGAGCTGGAACGCCGGCACGAGGACCCGGAGGTCCTGGAGGGCCTCTTCGACCTGGACCATCTCACCGCCCGGCTGCGGCGGTACGAGGAGAACCTGGTGATCCTCGGCGGCGGCCAGCCGCAGCGGCGCTGGCGCAAACCCGTGCTGCTGCTGGATGTGCTCCGCTCCGCACAGAGCGAGGTCCAGGACTACCGCAGGATCCAGATCGAGGTCGAGGGCCGCGTCTGGCTCTCCGAACGAGCGGTCGGACTGGTGGTGCATGTGCTGGCCGAACTCATGGAGAACGCGGTGACGTTCTCGAGGCCGCCGACCCCCGTCGAGGTGTACGCCGCCCGAGTGGGACGCGGCCTCGCGGTGGAGATCGAAGACCGCGGCGTGGGCATGGACCCCGAGCAGTACGACGAGGCGAACCGGCTGATGGCCGACCCGCCCCGGCTGGACGTCCTGTCGCGTGCCGACGACGTCAGGCTCGGCCTCTATGTCGTATCCCGGCTGGCCCAGTCGCTCGGCATCAAGGTGGAGCTGCGGCCCTCGTCGTTCGGCGGCACCCGGGTGGTCGCCCTGATCCCCGACCATTTCGTCGTCGAGGACCCCGCGGATGCCGAGGGCTTCGGGGGTCCCGAGCCCGTGCCGGCGACGGTCGCCGCCCCGGGATGGCCCACCCCGGATCCAGTCACGACGGCCGAGCCGGGCCCGGCCCACGGCACGACGCCGGTGATCAACGTGTTCACCCCGCTCTCCCGCGCCGGGGCCGGGTCCGCGGTTCACCACGGTGACGCGTCCGCCGGGTGGCAGCCGCACCACGTTGTGCCGCCGGTGCACCACGACCCGACGGCGCAGCCGCTGCCCAAGCGGGTGCGGATGGCCAGCCTCGCCGACGAGTTGCGGGACCCCGACGCGAATGTGCGGGCGCACCCGGCCGGCGCGCAGGCCCCTGACCGGCCGGCCGCTCCGGCCCGTTCCGGGGCGACGATCGGCGCCTTCCAGCGCCAGTCCCGCCTGGCCCGGGGCGACGCCCACCACACCGGCGCCGTGTTCAGCAGTGCCGGAGCACACGGCGGCGCGGACCCGGGAGCCGTGGAGCGCGGCACCGGGGAACGCGACCGCACCGAAGCCCTCCCGTATCGCAGACGGACCCCGACGGAAGACTGA
- a CDS encoding roadblock/LC7 domain-containing protein: MTQRTTATLQDLDWLLDGLVEQVPGTQHAIVLSDDGLVVSQSRTIARRDAERLAAVATGQQSLARGAGSLFGGGPVLQVIVEMSDLWLFISAAGRGTHLAVVASQEVDAELMAVAMHTLMQQVGQRLGAEARVGAPPVEGGVRE; the protein is encoded by the coding sequence ATGACACAGCGAACGACCGCCACCCTTCAGGACCTCGACTGGTTGCTGGACGGCCTGGTCGAACAGGTGCCCGGCACCCAGCACGCCATCGTGCTGTCCGACGACGGGCTGGTGGTCAGCCAGTCCCGCACCATCGCCCGACGGGACGCGGAGCGCCTCGCCGCCGTGGCCACCGGCCAGCAGAGCCTGGCCCGAGGCGCCGGGAGCCTGTTCGGCGGTGGTCCGGTGCTCCAGGTGATCGTCGAGATGAGCGACCTCTGGCTGTTCATATCCGCCGCGGGCAGGGGTACCCACCTGGCTGTCGTCGCCTCCCAGGAGGTGGACGCCGAGCTCATGGCCGTGGCCATGCACACCCTGATGCAGCAGGTGGGCCAGCGTCTGGGCGCCGAGGCCCGCGTCGGTGCGCCACCCGTCGAGGGCGGTGTACGTGAGTGA
- a CDS encoding DUF742 domain-containing protein, producing the protein MDDMEAEDADDAESLFVRPYTITQGRTAPVRDDLTLITIVTTVEPPPGRAGTRGLQPEHRSILQQCLRPAAVAEIAAELNLPVAVTKILIDDLVALGRVTTRPPIAMAVGSESNMTLLRAVRDGLRRI; encoded by the coding sequence ATGGACGACATGGAGGCCGAGGACGCCGACGACGCGGAATCCCTGTTCGTCAGGCCGTACACCATCACCCAGGGCCGGACGGCTCCGGTGCGCGACGACCTCACCCTCATCACCATCGTGACGACCGTCGAACCGCCGCCGGGCCGGGCCGGCACCCGTGGTCTGCAGCCCGAGCACCGCTCGATACTCCAGCAGTGCCTCCGGCCTGCGGCGGTGGCGGAGATCGCCGCCGAACTGAACCTGCCCGTGGCGGTGACGAAGATCCTGATCGACGATCTGGTCGCACTCGGCAGGGTGACAACCCGACCACCGATCGCCATGGCGGTAGGAAGCGAATCGAACATGACACTTCTGCGGGCGGTGAGGGATGGTCTTCGTAGAATCTGA
- a CDS encoding GTP-binding protein — protein sequence MVFVESDPIGGARAVTSPAAVKILVAGGFGVGKTTLVAAVSEVTPLRTEEYMTVASVGVDDVGGIEDKTTTTVAMDFGRITVNSQLVVYLFGTPGQERFWFMWNDLVQGALGAVVLADTRRLESSFASIDFFESRGIPFVVGVNCFHGRMDRDEREVREALDLGPEVPLVMGDMRQKSVGRDLLVSLVEYLIATGR from the coding sequence ATGGTCTTCGTAGAATCTGACCCGATCGGCGGCGCGCGCGCAGTCACGTCGCCCGCGGCGGTCAAGATCCTCGTGGCCGGTGGCTTCGGCGTGGGCAAGACGACGCTCGTCGCGGCGGTGAGTGAAGTGACTCCGCTGCGTACGGAGGAGTACATGACCGTCGCGAGTGTGGGCGTCGACGACGTCGGAGGCATCGAGGACAAGACCACCACCACCGTGGCCATGGACTTCGGCCGCATCACGGTGAACAGTCAACTGGTGGTCTACCTCTTCGGCACGCCCGGCCAGGAGCGCTTCTGGTTCATGTGGAACGACCTGGTGCAGGGCGCGCTCGGCGCGGTCGTCCTGGCCGACACCCGGCGACTGGAGTCCAGTTTCGCGTCCATCGACTTCTTCGAGAGCCGCGGCATCCCGTTCGTGGTCGGCGTCAACTGCTTCCACGGCCGGATGGACCGGGACGAGCGGGAGGTTCGTGAAGCGCTGGACCTGGGTCCCGAAGTGCCCCTGGTGATGGGGGACATGAGGCAGAAGTCGGTCGGCCGCGATCTGCTGGTGTCCCTCGTCGAGTACCTGATTGCGACCGGCCGATAG